ATCGAGGTATCCGGGACCAAGGCTGTGAAGTATGACTACGAGATTCCCCTTAAGTACGGTGTGGATCAGTGTATCGGGGATACTCTGGGACCAGGGGGCTTGATGAAGGCGCTGCGGACCATCCCGGTCTGGGTGGATCTGCTTAAAGATGCCGAGGAGCTGTGTCCTGACGCGCTGATCTTGAACTATACGAATCCGATGAGCATGATGTGTCTAGCGGCCCATCGGGTCAGTTCTATGCAGGTGGTCGGGTTGTGCCATAGTGTCCAGGGGACCAGTCACTTGCTTGCCAAATATGCCGGTGTTCCCTACGAGGAAATGAAGTGGAAATGCGCCGGGGTCAACCACTTGGCCTGGTTTATCGAGCTATCCCACAACGGTAAAGACTTGTACCCGGTGTTGATGGAACAAGCACGGGATGAAAACAGTGAGTTTTATCAGGGGGATCCGGTCCGGTGCGACGTAATGCTCCATTTTGGCGCGTTCGTGACCGAATCTAGCGGACACTTAAGTGAGTATCTGCCGTACTACCGCAAGCGGAAAGATTTGCTGGAAAAGTATACCAAGAGTGGTTACCGCGGAGAAAGTGGATTCTATGCGCGGAATTGGCCCAATTGGCGGAAGCAAACGGATGAGTATCGGCGCAAGGTGATCCGGGGTGAAACGGAGATCAAGCTGGAGCGTTCCTGGGAGTATGCCAGCTGGATTATCGAAGCGCATGTTACAAACAAACCCTTTGTCATCCATGGGAATGTTATCAATTACGGCTTGATCGATAATCTACCACAAGGCGAGTGTGTGGAAGTCCCAGTGATGATTGATCGTAATGGTTTCAATCCCTGCCGGGTTGGCAAGTTGCCACCACAAATGGCCGCGATCTGTCGCTCCACTATGGGCATGATTGACTTGGGCGTAACAGCGGCCCTCGAATCGGATCGGGAAGCAGCGTTCCACTCACTGCTTCTGGATCCTCTAACCGCGGCTGTTTGTTCCCCGGCAGAAATCAAGCAGATGACCAATGAGTTGATTGATTCACAGCTCGATCTGCTACGGGGTTTCTAGAAGACCATGATTGCTAGTGGTGCTCCCTGGAACCGTTGTCTTACCCGGGGACGGAATTCGGATTAGCTAAGTGTCCCTGGCAGTTCGGGTTGTTGGATTTTCAAGATGGAGAGATTGGGAAGGGAAAACCCAACTCTCCATCTTTTTCGAGACGGCGAGGTTTTGGGGTATGTGGGGGGTGAAATCGAGTATAGAATATGATTTGCCGCCGTGGTGGCAGATGAACAGTGGGCCCATGGAGATGGGATTGACAAAGGGCTGCCCTTCTATATTGACAGTGAACTGTACACGATGGAGTAGTTCGACCGGAGTGTTAATACCGGGGATGCTTGGTGTCTCCATTTTTTCAAGGGCCACATTGCTTCCACTACCATTGTCCCTTGGCAAATTGTGTGATAATATTGCATTAGAACCCTGAAGAGCTGACTCTGTGCGAAGGATCCTGAGGAGGATGATGAATGGTGAAGCTTGGGGAGATCCAACGTCGTCCTGCAAGTGAGCAGGTGGAAGAGGCGATCAAACGGTATATCCTGGAGAATAATTTGAAACCCGGGGATACGTTGCCTACGGAAACTGAAATGGCAGAAATGCTAGGGACGAGCCGGACGACGGTGCGGGAGGCTCTGCGGGTCCTGCAATTCCTTGGTGTGATCAAGACAAAGCAGCGTATTGGTCCAATTATTGCCGACACCAATGTTAACGTTCTGGAAGATTACTTTGTATTCAGCTTACAGTTTGGGGAACCCAACAAAGAAGAGTTTATGGAAGCCCGCTGGCTGATTGAAATCAATGTATTGCCATTGGTGATGGAGAGAGCCACAGAAAGTGATTACGATCTCATGGAACAGATTGTGAAGGACGCGGAAGAAGGTCCCCGCACAGCCGGATTCCAAATTCAGAATGACTGCGAGTTCCACAACTCGCTTATCGCGGCAACGAA
This portion of the Bacillota bacterium genome encodes:
- a CDS encoding FadR family transcriptional regulator; translation: MVKLGEIQRRPASEQVEEAIKRYILENNLKPGDTLPTETEMAEMLGTSRTTVREALRVLQFLGVIKTKQRIGPIIADTNVNVLEDYFVFSLQFGEPNKEEFMEARWLIEINVLPLVMERATESDYDLMEQIVKDAEEGPRTAGFQIQNDCEFHNSLIAATKNRALTVFTEVLQKFFETVWSSYDPEETIKDTDRVNREHRQIIEALRRKDLENATQIMKRHLHAYQNKLINGVE
- the melA gene encoding alpha-galactosidase; the protein is MKSDQVRVKITMLGAGSGFTQPLMVDTLNIPSIDGGEIALVDIDEERLDLAYQMVKKIVEMMGKEEKWTVTAWKDWRDALAGSDYLINCIEVSGTKAVKYDYEIPLKYGVDQCIGDTLGPGGLMKALRTIPVWVDLLKDAEELCPDALILNYTNPMSMMCLAAHRVSSMQVVGLCHSVQGTSHLLAKYAGVPYEEMKWKCAGVNHLAWFIELSHNGKDLYPVLMEQARDENSEFYQGDPVRCDVMLHFGAFVTESSGHLSEYLPYYRKRKDLLEKYTKSGYRGESGFYARNWPNWRKQTDEYRRKVIRGETEIKLERSWEYASWIIEAHVTNKPFVIHGNVINYGLIDNLPQGECVEVPVMIDRNGFNPCRVGKLPPQMAAICRSTMGMIDLGVTAALESDREAAFHSLLLDPLTAAVCSPAEIKQMTNELIDSQLDLLRGF